The following proteins come from a genomic window of Frondihabitans peucedani:
- a CDS encoding ABC transporter ATP-binding protein — protein MTTGTARPPLGVRPEPDILCSDLVRIYRSRDVEVQALQGLDLRVERGEMVALVGASGSGKSTLLGILSGLDEPSAGRAVVAGQDLAGLTVRQRTAFHRSRVGFVWQQTARNLLPFLTAAQNVAAVLAVSGGSRRRDGASRVGTGRADRVAEVLELVGVPELRDRFPSELSGGQQQRVALAVAMANRPTVLLADEPTGALDEETSGEVLEAMERVNRQSGVTTLIVTHDASVAEHVERTIQIRDGRTSTEVVRSRSGEDGAVTAEEYSVIDRVGRLQLPQAFQESLGLHDRVRLSLQSDHVAVRPAQQADDADSQDREAERAPRHAGGAGEGGRA, from the coding sequence ATGACCACAGGCACAGCGAGACCGCCGCTCGGCGTCCGCCCGGAACCCGACATCCTCTGCTCCGACCTCGTGCGGATCTACCGGTCGCGCGACGTCGAGGTCCAGGCGCTGCAGGGCCTCGACCTGCGGGTGGAGCGCGGCGAGATGGTGGCGCTGGTCGGCGCCTCGGGGAGCGGCAAGTCCACGCTCCTCGGGATCCTCTCGGGGCTCGACGAGCCGAGCGCGGGGCGGGCCGTGGTGGCCGGGCAGGATCTCGCCGGCTTGACCGTCCGGCAGCGCACGGCCTTCCACCGCAGCCGCGTCGGCTTCGTCTGGCAGCAGACGGCGCGCAACCTGCTGCCGTTCCTCACCGCGGCACAGAACGTCGCGGCCGTGCTCGCCGTCTCCGGGGGCTCTCGCCGCCGCGACGGCGCCAGCCGCGTCGGCACCGGCCGCGCGGACCGCGTCGCCGAGGTGCTCGAGCTCGTCGGCGTTCCGGAGCTCCGCGACCGCTTCCCGTCCGAGCTCTCCGGCGGTCAACAGCAGCGCGTGGCCCTGGCGGTGGCGATGGCGAACCGGCCGACCGTCCTCCTCGCCGACGAGCCGACCGGCGCTCTCGACGAGGAGACGAGCGGGGAGGTGCTGGAGGCGATGGAGCGGGTCAACCGCCAGAGCGGCGTCACGACGCTGATCGTGACCCACGACGCCTCCGTCGCCGAGCACGTCGAGCGCACGATCCAGATCCGCGACGGGCGCACGTCGACCGAGGTGGTCCGGTCCCGGTCGGGAGAAGACGGCGCCGTGACCGCCGAGGAGTACTCGGTGATCGACCGGGTGGGCCGGCTCCAGCTCCCGCAGGCGTTCCAGGAGTCGCTCGGCCTCCACGACCGCGTGCGGCTCTCGCTGCAGTCCGACCACGTGGCCGTGCGGCCGGCGCAGCAGGCGGACGACGCCGACTCGCAGGACCGGGAGGCCGAGCGGGCGCCGAGGCACGCGGGCGGGGCCGGAGAGGGGGGCCGGGCATGA
- a CDS encoding FtsX-like permease family protein has product MNSPKPGRRAPRGRRISGAALALRTLRAHVSSALGIALLSLLLAAAGIVTPQVTSALLAAGLDYDVTRATAVERDLTTTFPGGPAVGTAPTAGDAGTSSGRRLDAADEEVWGAFDSELASVRASLPSPLRRATGPAEYAATTSSMDLVQFPGGLLGSALSLTSGPGFASRVRIVQGSAPTAVTVPGDTIPLMLTRSSADVLRWRVGAVHEMTTSDGGTARARLTGIFVPRDRSDDFWGHSFGVLSVTYRAASKGPPTPVATGVVAGAGYPALQALPQAGYQGDLQTQAWFPIRSSGLDPANAATIATQVRRFSSVRHSVPSAGDAPLPFSTRLPDVVADAQARLATASSLSDSVLAGPLGAALALEILLARLVVTRARSALELIGARGAGPGWLRLRVMLFASVAAVPGAIVGGLLGSVAARFVAGSGPSESLFAAVVLAVALLPVVVFGLSLPRLVRREGRVPLRSLVEAGTVLLTVVSALVVARRGIGEAPPGAGLDPVPAALPVLLGLTGCIVALRLLGPLLDAARARAKRRRGPSLATGLALARRNRTGTAAPLFAATIGIAVALFCSVLGSTLSHGLDEAAHARVGADVSAVTSPLDFTTEIPFDTVPGEAHTAFVSDTAQVQIKAGTATVLATAVVVDPASLRRVQAGVPGAVPLPAALGRSAARGTPVVLSGDLADRLAQTGGTIEGQRLEPVEVSRAPLGLLPDTDLWLVVSESRASSLGVDNDAPDRTLLRLDQGADSRAAAAGVRRLLGGGIAVSTVDQVEAELSENPLVPGLQRIAVEAAVLAASFGLLSLLAATVLETAERRRRIDLLTLLGMSRSQRRRLVLAETAPLGATALAAGCVVAALMVALVLPSADLRSFTGAQARPAIHLDPVILPLLVLAGLAATAAVSAVAVALSRPLAPGSHRPEGSE; this is encoded by the coding sequence ATGAACTCACCGAAGCCCGGCCGACGCGCACCCCGGGGGCGCAGGATCAGCGGCGCCGCCCTCGCCCTCCGCACTCTCCGCGCCCACGTCTCCTCGGCCCTCGGCATCGCGCTCCTGAGCCTCCTCCTCGCCGCTGCCGGCATCGTCACGCCGCAGGTGACCTCGGCGCTGCTCGCAGCAGGCCTCGACTACGACGTGACGCGGGCCACCGCGGTCGAGCGCGACCTCACGACGACATTCCCCGGGGGTCCGGCCGTCGGGACGGCGCCGACGGCGGGAGACGCCGGCACGAGCTCGGGCCGGAGACTCGATGCTGCCGACGAAGAGGTCTGGGGCGCCTTCGACAGCGAGCTCGCCTCCGTCCGGGCATCGCTGCCGAGTCCGCTCCGCCGGGCCACGGGCCCGGCCGAGTACGCCGCGACGACCTCCTCGATGGACCTCGTCCAGTTTCCCGGAGGACTCCTCGGGAGCGCGCTCTCGCTCACGTCCGGCCCGGGTTTCGCGAGCCGCGTCCGGATCGTGCAGGGGTCCGCCCCCACCGCGGTGACCGTTCCCGGCGACACGATCCCCCTGATGCTCACGAGGAGCTCGGCCGACGTCCTCCGGTGGAGGGTCGGTGCCGTGCACGAGATGACGACGTCCGACGGCGGAACCGCCCGCGCGAGACTGACCGGCATCTTCGTGCCGCGTGATCGGTCCGACGACTTCTGGGGGCACTCCTTCGGCGTGCTCTCCGTGACCTACCGGGCGGCCTCGAAGGGGCCGCCGACACCTGTGGCCACCGGAGTCGTCGCGGGCGCGGGCTATCCCGCGCTCCAGGCGCTGCCGCAGGCGGGCTACCAGGGCGATCTCCAGACCCAGGCGTGGTTCCCGATCCGGTCGAGCGGGCTCGATCCTGCGAATGCGGCCACGATCGCGACCCAGGTGCGTCGCTTCTCGTCGGTGCGTCACTCCGTGCCGTCGGCGGGAGACGCCCCGCTCCCCTTCTCCACGCGGCTCCCCGACGTCGTCGCCGACGCCCAGGCGCGCCTCGCCACGGCCTCGTCGCTCTCCGACTCCGTGCTCGCGGGTCCCCTCGGCGCGGCGCTCGCCCTCGAGATCCTGCTCGCCCGCCTCGTCGTGACCAGGGCGCGCTCGGCGCTCGAGCTGATCGGCGCGCGCGGTGCCGGCCCGGGCTGGCTGCGCCTCCGCGTGATGCTCTTCGCCAGCGTCGCAGCGGTGCCGGGGGCGATCGTCGGCGGTCTCCTCGGCAGCGTCGCGGCGCGGTTCGTCGCCGGCTCCGGTCCCTCCGAATCGCTCTTCGCAGCCGTGGTGCTCGCGGTCGCCCTGCTGCCCGTCGTGGTCTTCGGCCTGTCCCTGCCCCGGCTCGTCCGGCGGGAAGGGCGCGTCCCCCTACGATCGCTCGTCGAAGCGGGCACCGTGCTCCTGACGGTCGTCTCCGCTCTCGTGGTCGCTCGGCGCGGCATCGGCGAGGCACCTCCGGGCGCGGGGCTCGACCCCGTCCCCGCGGCGCTCCCCGTCCTCCTGGGGCTCACCGGCTGCATCGTCGCGCTCCGACTGCTCGGACCCCTCCTCGACGCCGCCCGCGCTCGCGCCAAGCGGCGACGCGGCCCGTCACTCGCGACCGGCCTGGCTCTGGCCCGACGCAACCGGACGGGCACGGCGGCGCCGCTGTTCGCCGCGACGATCGGCATCGCGGTCGCGCTCTTCTGCAGCGTCCTCGGCTCGACGCTCTCCCACGGTCTCGACGAGGCGGCCCACGCGCGGGTGGGCGCCGACGTCTCCGCGGTGACGAGCCCCCTCGACTTCACGACGGAGATCCCCTTCGACACGGTGCCGGGTGAAGCGCACACGGCCTTCGTGAGCGACACGGCGCAGGTGCAGATCAAGGCCGGGACGGCCACCGTCCTCGCCACGGCGGTCGTCGTCGATCCTGCGTCGCTCCGTCGCGTCCAGGCCGGGGTGCCCGGCGCCGTCCCGCTCCCCGCGGCGCTCGGCCGCTCGGCCGCCCGCGGCACGCCCGTCGTCCTCTCGGGAGACCTCGCCGACCGTCTCGCTCAGACGGGCGGCACGATCGAGGGGCAGCGGCTCGAGCCGGTCGAGGTGTCGCGGGCTCCGCTCGGGCTCCTCCCCGACACCGACCTCTGGCTCGTCGTCTCCGAGTCCCGGGCGTCGTCGCTCGGGGTCGACAACGACGCCCCCGACCGCACCCTCCTCCGCCTCGACCAGGGCGCCGACTCCCGGGCCGCAGCCGCGGGCGTCCGCCGTCTGCTCGGCGGCGGGATCGCGGTCAGCACTGTCGACCAGGTCGAGGCGGAGCTCTCCGAGAACCCGCTCGTCCCGGGACTTCAGCGGATCGCCGTCGAGGCCGCCGTCCTCGCCGCGTCGTTCGGACTCCTGTCGCTGCTGGCGGCCACCGTCCTCGAGACCGCCGAGAGACGGCGCAGGATCGACCTCCTCACCCTCCTCGGCATGTCGCGCAGCCAGCGGCGTCGCCTGGTCCTCGCGGAGACGGCACCTCTCGGCGCGACGGCCCTCGCCGCCGGCTGCGTCGTAGCGGCCCTGATGGTCGCGCTCGTGCTGCCCTCAGCCGACCTGAGGTCGTTCACGGGGGCCCAGGCCCGGCCCGCGATCCACCTCGATCCCGTGATCCTGCCCCTGCTCGTGCTCGCCGGGCTCGCCGCCACCGCGGCCGTCTCGGCCGTCGCCGTCGCCCTCTCCCGTCCCCTCGCCCCAGGATCCCACCGCCCGGAAGGCTCAGAATGA
- a CDS encoding general stress protein produces MSSQTPLGRRGPQYPTLPRGDVLGTYETYPEAQAVVAKLAQGDFPVARVSIVGNDLKTVERVTGALSYGRVALAGAVSGLWLGVFLGIVVTLFGDGSSGFGLIVAAAVIGAGFGMLYGVASYGITRRRRDFTSTNQVLASNYQVIVESEFAARAQELLARS; encoded by the coding sequence ATGAGCAGCCAGACGCCTCTCGGCCGGCGGGGTCCGCAGTATCCGACCCTGCCGAGGGGCGACGTGCTCGGCACCTACGAGACCTACCCGGAGGCCCAGGCCGTCGTCGCGAAGCTCGCCCAGGGCGACTTCCCGGTCGCCCGCGTGTCGATCGTGGGCAACGACCTCAAGACCGTCGAGAGGGTGACGGGCGCGCTCAGCTACGGGCGCGTCGCGCTGGCCGGCGCCGTGAGCGGGCTGTGGCTCGGGGTGTTCCTCGGCATCGTCGTGACGCTCTTCGGCGACGGATCGTCGGGCTTCGGCCTGATCGTCGCGGCCGCGGTGATCGGAGCCGGGTTCGGCATGCTCTACGGGGTCGCGAGCTACGGCATCACCCGGAGGCGCCGCGACTTCACGTCGACGAACCAGGTGCTCGCGTCGAACTACCAGGTGATCGTCGAGTCGGAGTTCGCTGCGCGGGCGCAGGAGCTGCTCGCCCGGTCGTGA
- a CDS encoding Mrp/NBP35 family ATP-binding protein — protein MTDAPETAALAARVRRALERVIDPEIRKPITELDMVGEVRVAQDGVASVDVKLTIVGCPAADTIERDVREATLGVDGVSAADVRVSVMTREERAALTSKLRGGRAKRAMPFGPDSLTRVYAVTSGKGGVGKSTVTANLAVALARRGLAVGVVDADVYGFSIPGLLGLVDSAGAAVKPTQVDDMILPPVAHGVKVISIGMFVDDTSTAVAWRGPMLHRTIQQFLTDVYFGDLDVLLLDLPPGTGDVAISVGQLLPHAEVLVVTTPQPAAADVAERSGLVARQTGQTILGVVENMAGLVQPDGSVLELFGSGGGAETARRLSRGQDARVELLASVPLSMGLRQGGDSGVPVVEGAPADPAAVAIEALAARLAVRERGLAGRKLGLSVG, from the coding sequence GTGACTGACGCTCCCGAGACGGCCGCTCTGGCCGCTCGGGTGCGGCGCGCTCTCGAGCGCGTGATCGACCCCGAGATCCGCAAGCCCATCACCGAGCTCGACATGGTCGGTGAGGTGAGGGTGGCGCAGGATGGCGTGGCCAGCGTCGACGTGAAGCTCACGATCGTGGGCTGCCCCGCCGCCGACACGATCGAGCGCGACGTCCGCGAGGCGACGCTCGGTGTCGACGGGGTGTCGGCGGCCGACGTGCGCGTCTCGGTGATGACGCGCGAGGAGCGCGCCGCCCTCACCTCCAAGCTGAGGGGCGGGCGCGCGAAGCGGGCCATGCCGTTCGGCCCCGACTCGCTGACGCGCGTGTACGCGGTCACGAGCGGCAAGGGCGGGGTGGGCAAGTCGACCGTGACGGCCAATCTCGCCGTCGCACTCGCGCGCCGAGGCCTGGCGGTCGGCGTCGTCGACGCCGACGTCTACGGGTTCTCGATCCCGGGGCTGCTCGGCCTCGTCGACTCGGCGGGAGCCGCCGTGAAGCCGACGCAGGTCGACGACATGATCCTGCCGCCGGTCGCTCACGGGGTGAAGGTCATCTCGATCGGGATGTTCGTCGACGACACCTCGACCGCCGTCGCCTGGCGGGGACCGATGCTGCACCGGACCATCCAGCAGTTCCTGACCGACGTCTACTTCGGCGACCTCGACGTGCTGCTGCTCGACCTGCCGCCCGGAACCGGCGACGTCGCCATCTCGGTCGGGCAGCTGCTCCCCCACGCCGAGGTGCTGGTCGTCACCACGCCCCAGCCGGCGGCCGCCGACGTCGCCGAGCGCTCGGGCCTCGTCGCCCGGCAGACCGGTCAGACGATCCTCGGCGTCGTCGAGAACATGGCGGGGCTCGTGCAGCCCGACGGCTCGGTCCTCGAGCTCTTCGGCTCGGGCGGCGGGGCCGAGACGGCCAGGCGCCTCTCCCGAGGGCAGGATGCCCGGGTCGAGCTGCTCGCGAGCGTCCCGCTGAGCATGGGGTTGCGCCAGGGCGGCGACAGCGGTGTGCCGGTGGTCGAGGGTGCGCCCGCGGATCCTGCGGCCGTCGCGATCGAGGCTCTCGCCGCGCGGCTCGCCGTGCGTGAGCGGGGCCTGGCGGGCCGGAAGCTCGGCCTCAGCGTCGGCTAG
- a CDS encoding Sec-independent protein translocase TatB, translating into MFQNFDKLFVIALIAVLLLGPARLPIYAQKLAQLVKTVRGMADTARDRMRDEMGDEFSDVDWQKLDPRQYDPRRIIRDALLEEPTTAITTPASASAEASAAAAVTAGLPAARQRVAVVPLAAGEAPPYDNEAT; encoded by the coding sequence GTGTTCCAGAACTTCGACAAGCTCTTCGTGATCGCGCTGATCGCGGTCTTGTTGCTGGGCCCGGCGAGGCTGCCGATCTACGCCCAGAAACTGGCTCAGCTCGTCAAGACCGTCCGCGGCATGGCCGACACCGCTCGCGACCGCATGCGCGACGAGATGGGCGACGAGTTCTCCGACGTCGACTGGCAGAAGCTCGACCCCCGCCAGTACGACCCGCGCCGCATCATCCGCGACGCCCTGCTCGAAGAGCCCACCACCGCGATCACGACGCCGGCGTCCGCGAGTGCCGAGGCCTCCGCGGCTGCGGCCGTGACCGCCGGTCTCCCGGCTGCTCGCCAGCGAGTGGCCGTCGTGCCTCTCGCCGCGGGCGAGGCTCCTCCCTACGACAACGAGGCCACCTAG
- a CDS encoding O-methyltransferase, with protein MPHRESSWKFAEELVTESDAIGLARQHSLEAGVETVSPGVGAQLAVTTALLGAQNIIEIGTGLGVSGLWLLAGSPNATLTSIDVEVDHQQAARESFALAAVPANRVRLITGRASDVLPRMNENSYDVVLVDADPEGVIEYVEHGLRLARTGGVVLVAHALVNGRVANPAAREPITTGYRSLLTEVSTSPAVISALATAGDGLLQLVKR; from the coding sequence GTGCCACACAGAGAGTCCAGTTGGAAGTTCGCCGAAGAACTGGTCACCGAGAGCGACGCCATCGGTCTCGCCCGCCAGCATTCGCTGGAGGCGGGTGTCGAGACGGTGTCGCCCGGCGTGGGAGCACAGCTCGCCGTCACCACAGCTCTCCTCGGCGCCCAGAACATCATCGAGATCGGCACGGGGCTCGGCGTGTCCGGTCTCTGGCTCCTGGCCGGCTCCCCGAACGCCACTCTCACCTCGATCGATGTCGAGGTCGATCACCAGCAGGCCGCGCGCGAGAGCTTCGCCCTGGCCGCGGTGCCGGCGAACCGCGTCCGCCTCATCACGGGGCGGGCGTCCGACGTGCTGCCGCGGATGAACGAGAACTCCTACGACGTCGTCCTGGTGGACGCCGACCCCGAGGGCGTCATCGAGTACGTCGAGCACGGGCTCCGGCTGGCTCGCACCGGCGGCGTGGTGCTCGTCGCCCATGCCCTGGTGAACGGCCGGGTCGCCAATCCGGCGGCGCGAGAGCCGATCACGACCGGCTACCGGTCGCTCCTGACCGAGGTGTCGACGTCGCCCGCCGTGATCAGCGCGCTCGCGACCGCCGGCGATGGGCTCCTGCAGCTCGTCAAGCGCTGA
- a CDS encoding magnesium transporter MgtE N-terminal domain-containing protein, whose protein sequence is MSATRVFVARLAGCSVFDPAGDRVGKVRDVLIVYRSTESPRVVGFVVEVPGKRRVFVSIGRVTSIGSGQIITTGTVTLRRFEQRGGEVRVIAELLGRRVRLRHDNSAATIEDVAIDEVGEGDWEVSQVFVRKPKTSPSPFGKGATVFAAWSDVREEDADGEAQSAEHVIAAYADLLPADLANTLLDLSEERRFEVAGELSDGRLADVLEEMPEDEQVHILNRLEDSRAADVLDQMQPDDAADLIAQLSDERGEALLELMEPEEAEDVRMLLSYDSDTAGGLMTTEPVIVSGDATVAEGLAMIRRHEIAPALGAAVCVVLPPYEPPTGRFLGMVHFQRMLRYPPNERLGTLIDQQLEPVNVGASALEVTRVMARYNLVSVPVVDDNHRLVGVVTIDDVLDHVLPDDWRSQDPEGPLGRTRPRLRRTPVTSTGRRTTNGTR, encoded by the coding sequence GTGAGCGCCACGAGAGTCTTCGTCGCCCGTCTGGCCGGGTGCTCCGTTTTCGACCCCGCGGGCGATCGCGTCGGCAAGGTCCGCGATGTCCTGATCGTCTACCGCTCGACCGAGTCCCCGCGCGTCGTCGGCTTCGTCGTCGAGGTCCCGGGCAAACGGCGCGTCTTCGTCAGCATCGGCCGCGTGACCAGCATCGGCTCGGGTCAGATCATCACCACAGGCACCGTCACGCTCCGCCGGTTCGAGCAGCGCGGCGGCGAGGTCCGCGTCATCGCCGAGCTCCTCGGGCGGCGCGTGCGCCTGCGTCACGACAACTCCGCCGCCACGATCGAGGACGTCGCGATCGACGAGGTCGGCGAGGGCGACTGGGAGGTCTCGCAGGTCTTCGTCAGGAAGCCGAAGACGAGCCCGTCGCCGTTCGGCAAGGGCGCGACGGTGTTCGCCGCCTGGAGCGACGTCCGCGAGGAGGACGCCGACGGCGAGGCCCAGAGCGCCGAGCACGTCATCGCGGCATACGCCGACCTCCTGCCCGCCGACCTCGCGAACACCCTCCTCGACCTCTCGGAGGAGCGCCGCTTCGAGGTCGCCGGCGAGCTGTCCGACGGCCGTCTCGCCGACGTGCTCGAGGAGATGCCCGAAGACGAGCAGGTCCACATCCTGAACCGGCTCGAGGACAGCCGCGCAGCCGACGTCCTCGACCAGATGCAGCCCGACGACGCAGCCGACCTCATCGCGCAGCTCTCCGACGAGCGCGGCGAGGCCCTGCTCGAGCTCATGGAGCCCGAAGAGGCCGAAGACGTCCGGATGCTCCTGAGCTACGACTCCGACACCGCCGGCGGTCTCATGACCACCGAGCCCGTGATCGTGTCCGGCGACGCGACCGTCGCCGAGGGCCTGGCGATGATCCGCCGCCACGAGATCGCGCCTGCGCTCGGGGCCGCGGTCTGCGTCGTCCTGCCGCCCTACGAGCCGCCGACCGGCCGCTTCCTCGGCATGGTGCACTTCCAGCGGATGCTCCGGTATCCGCCGAACGAGCGGCTCGGCACGCTGATCGATCAGCAGCTCGAGCCGGTCAACGTCGGCGCCTCGGCGCTCGAGGTCACCCGGGTCATGGCGAGGTACAACCTCGTCTCCGTCCCCGTGGTCGACGACAACCACCGACTTGTCGGGGTGGTGACAATCGACGACGTCCTCGACCATGTGCTCCCCGACGACTGGCGCAGCCAGGATCCCGAGGGGCCCCTCGGCAGAACCCGGCCCCGGCTCAGAAGAACCCCCGTGACAAGCACCGGAAGGAGGACGACCAATGGCACGCGATAG
- a CDS encoding DUF1003 domain-containing protein yields the protein MARDSRSDVRLDSPKGLRVRVLPGRGRQSRDSFGRATEAIARGMGTPYFLIALTLFCLLWIFWNTSLPAFLRFDSSANGFTALTLVLSLQASYAAPLILLAQNRQDDRDRVQVEQDRQRAERNLADTEYLAREVVALRLAIKDMASKDFIRDELRSLLEEIDRREDRSASETVARGLKRD from the coding sequence ATGGCACGCGATAGCCGCAGCGACGTCCGTCTCGATTCACCCAAGGGCCTCCGCGTCCGCGTCCTCCCGGGCCGCGGCCGACAGAGTCGCGACAGCTTCGGGCGGGCCACCGAGGCCATCGCCCGCGGCATGGGCACCCCCTACTTCCTGATCGCGCTGACGCTGTTCTGTCTGCTCTGGATCTTCTGGAACACGTCTCTTCCGGCGTTCCTGCGCTTCGACTCGTCGGCGAACGGCTTCACGGCCCTGACGCTGGTGCTCTCCCTCCAGGCCTCGTACGCCGCGCCCCTGATCCTGCTCGCGCAGAACCGTCAGGACGACCGCGACCGCGTGCAGGTGGAGCAGGATCGCCAGCGCGCCGAGCGCAACCTCGCCGACACCGAGTACCTCGCCCGCGAGGTCGTGGCCCTGCGGCTCGCGATCAAGGACATGGCCTCGAAGGACTTCATCCGAGACGAGCTCCGGTCACTGCTCGAAGAGATCGACCGCCGCGAAGACCGCTCCGCCTCCGAGACCGTCGCCCGGGGCCTGAAGCGTGACTGA
- a CDS encoding ABC transporter ATP-binding protein, whose translation MSGPILRAVGLGRDFVSAGETVRVLDDVSLEVAPGELVVVRGQSGSGKSTLLNLLSGLDRPTRGEVLLGDERLDLAGPERLADLRRDRLGIVFQAFGLLSVLTAAENVELPLRISRTSGRRRDARVAEVLDLVGLSEHAAQRPEELSGGQQQRVGIARAIAGRPEVLIADEPTAQLDSVTGAAILELLVSMVETDGMAAVVATHDESLAARADRVVTLRARRV comes from the coding sequence ATGAGCGGCCCGATCCTGCGCGCTGTCGGACTCGGACGCGACTTCGTCTCGGCGGGCGAGACGGTCCGTGTCCTGGACGACGTGTCTCTGGAGGTCGCACCGGGCGAGCTCGTCGTCGTCCGCGGCCAGTCGGGCTCGGGCAAGTCGACTCTGCTCAACCTCCTCTCGGGGCTCGACCGCCCCACGCGCGGGGAGGTGCTCCTCGGCGACGAGCGCCTCGACCTCGCCGGCCCCGAGCGCCTCGCCGACCTGCGGCGCGACCGGCTCGGCATCGTCTTCCAGGCGTTCGGGCTCCTGTCGGTGCTGACCGCCGCCGAGAACGTGGAACTCCCGCTCAGGATCTCCCGCACCTCCGGAAGGCGGCGCGATGCCCGGGTCGCGGAGGTGCTCGACCTCGTCGGGCTCTCCGAGCATGCGGCGCAGCGCCCCGAGGAGCTGTCGGGCGGTCAGCAGCAGCGGGTCGGGATCGCCCGCGCCATCGCCGGGCGCCCCGAGGTCCTCATCGCCGACGAGCCGACGGCCCAGCTCGACAGCGTCACGGGCGCGGCGATCCTGGAGCTGCTCGTCTCGATGGTCGAGACCGACGGGATGGCGGCGGTCGTCGCGACCCACGACGAGTCGCTCGCCGCTCGGGCCGACCGGGTGGTGACGCTCCGGGCACGCCGGGTCTGA
- a CDS encoding DUF3117 domain-containing protein, which yields MAAMKPRTGDGPMEAVKEGRLIIVRVPLEGGGRLVVSVNDDEAKELHDALAGVVSAAS from the coding sequence ATGGCAGCCATGAAGCCGAGGACCGGCGACGGACCAATGGAGGCCGTGAAGGAGGGGCGGCTCATCATCGTGCGCGTTCCGCTCGAAGGCGGCGGCCGCCTCGTGGTTTCGGTCAACGATGACGAAGCCAAAGAGCTGCACGACGCGCTCGCGGGTGTGGTCTCCGCAGCCTCCTGA
- a CDS encoding LysR family transcriptional regulator — MDVKRLELLRELAERGSIAAVAKATHRTPSAVSQQLKVLEKEAGTRLTERVGRGLVLTGSGRVLAQTATDVAVALERAQAVWDDFVVAPQGEVTLAVFPTAGQMLLPGLLRTISETPGLVVRATDHDPATLLFADLTGDYDVVVAHSPDGARSWRGRGLTTVPLLREPLDIALPADHRLAGRASLALEDLEGESWIGVPAGYPYDWVYREIERKTGTAPRITQRFSDTRITEALVGAGLGIAVLPRFTSTGVRDDMVLLPLEGMRAVRHLSVLLRPDRAERPSVRRVVDALRAEASRVAALHGTA, encoded by the coding sequence ATGGATGTCAAACGACTCGAGCTGCTCCGCGAACTGGCCGAGCGGGGCAGCATCGCCGCCGTGGCGAAGGCCACGCACCGCACGCCGTCGGCCGTCTCGCAGCAGCTCAAGGTGCTCGAGAAGGAGGCCGGCACGCGCCTCACCGAGCGCGTCGGCCGCGGCCTCGTGCTCACGGGCTCGGGCCGCGTCCTGGCGCAGACGGCCACCGACGTCGCCGTCGCCCTCGAGCGGGCCCAGGCTGTCTGGGACGACTTCGTCGTCGCTCCGCAGGGCGAGGTCACCCTGGCGGTCTTCCCGACAGCCGGACAGATGCTGCTGCCGGGGCTCCTCCGGACCATCTCGGAGACTCCCGGCCTCGTCGTCCGCGCGACCGACCACGATCCTGCGACGCTTCTCTTCGCCGACCTCACCGGCGACTACGACGTCGTCGTGGCCCACTCCCCCGACGGCGCCCGGAGCTGGCGCGGACGCGGCCTGACGACGGTGCCGCTCCTGCGCGAGCCGCTCGACATCGCCCTGCCCGCCGACCACCGTCTGGCTGGCCGGGCATCCCTCGCGCTGGAGGACCTCGAGGGCGAGAGCTGGATCGGCGTGCCCGCGGGCTACCCGTACGACTGGGTCTACCGCGAGATCGAGCGCAAGACAGGAACGGCGCCCAGGATCACGCAGCGCTTCAGCGACACCCGCATCACCGAGGCCCTGGTCGGCGCGGGCCTCGGCATCGCCGTGCTGCCGAGGTTCACGTCGACCGGCGTGCGCGATGACATGGTCCTGCTGCCGCTCGAGGGCATGCGGGCTGTGCGCCACCTGTCGGTGCTGCTGCGGCCGGATCGCGCGGAGCGGCCGAGCGTGCGGCGCGTGGTGGATGCGCTGCGTGCCGAGGCGTCGCGGGTCGCCGCGCTGCACGGGACGGCGTGA